From one Lolium rigidum isolate FL_2022 chromosome 4, APGP_CSIRO_Lrig_0.1, whole genome shotgun sequence genomic stretch:
- the LOC124707592 gene encoding NADPH-dependent aldo-keto reductase, chloroplastic-like, with amino-acid sequence MAEFFVLNTGARIPSVGLGTATGKAEPGVVGAAVYAAVKAGYRHIDCAPQYRNEKEIGLTLKKLFEDGVVKREDLFITSKLWSGNHAPEDVPEGIDTTLEDLQLEYLDLFLIHTPIRSKKGAIPTPENFLPVDIPATWGAMEKLYHSGKARAIGVSNFSCKRMEDLLAIASVPPAVNQVESHPGWQQMKLRELCKSKSVHISAYSPLGKPGSPGSMGKGFLSNPIIVSAAEKLQKTPAQVALRWGLQMGHSVLPKSVNETRMKENLSVFGWSIPEDLMAKFSEIPQVKTLRAEFVVHPQGIYKTVEDFWDGEI; translated from the exons ATGGCTGAATTTTTTGTCCTCAACACCGGTGCGAGAATCCCATCGGTTGGCCTCGGCACCGCGACAGGGAAAGCTGAACCCGGCGTCGTCGGAGCGGCCGTCTATGCTGCTGTCAAG GCTGGATATCGGCATATCGACTGCGCTCCACAATACCGCAATGAGAAGGAG ATTGGTCTCACTCTAAAGAAACTATTTGAGGATGGTGTTGTTAAACGGGAAGATTTATTTATCACTTCTAAGTTGTG GTCTGGTAATCATGCCCCAGAAGATGTGCCAGAGGGCATCGACACTACCCTTGAAGACTTGCAGCTGGAGTATTTAGACCTTTTCCTT ATCCATACTCCAATTCGTTCTAAAAAAGGAGCCATCCCAACCCCTGAAAACTTCCTTCCGGTTGACATTCCTGCTACTTGGGGAGCAATGGAGAAGTTATATCACTCTGGCAAGGCTCGCGCGATTGGTGTGAGTAACTTTTCTTGTAAGAGGATGGAGGATTTGCTTGCCATTGCTAGTGTACCACCAGCAGTCAACCAGGTTGAGTCACATCCTGGTTGGCAGCAGATGAAACTCCGTGAACTTTGCAAGTCAAAGAGTGTCCATATTTCT GCATATTCACCCTTGGGTAAACCTGGATCGCCTGGGTCCATGGGTAAAGGCTTTCTTAGCAATCCTATTATTGTCTCTGCTGCCGAGAAGTTGCAGAAAACCCCTGCACAGGTTGCTCTACGCTGGGGTCTTCAAATGGGCCACAGTGTGCTTCCGAAGAGCGTCAACGAAACAAGGATGAAGGAGAACCTAAGCGTATTTGGTTGGTCTATTCCTGAAGATTTGATGGCAAAGTTCTCTGAAATCCCACAG GTTAAGACGCTAAGAGCCGAGTTCGTAGTTCACCCCCAAGGTATCTACAAAACCGTGGAGGATTTCTGGGATGGTGAAATCTGA